ACCGTCATTGGAATCAGCCCACGGACACCCGGGAGGGTCGGCGCCGCCGCTGAACCGCCGCGCGCACCTCGCAAGCCCTGACGCGTCCCGCCCTATCGGCCGGGCGCGACAGGAAATCCCGCTTCGGTCCAGGCGTTCATGCTTCCCACCACATTGTAAACATGCGTATATCCCAGATCGGCCAGAGTTTCCGCCGCAATGTTGCTACGACGGCCCGATTGGCAATACAGGACGATGTGGTCATCCAACTTCGCGCCCAGTTCCCGGTGACGCGCCTTGATCTCCCGAAAATCAATATTGAGATCGGTGCCGGGAATCATGCCGGATGCATGCTCCTCAGGGGAACGCACATCGACCAGGACAAATCCCTTCGCGCTCGCGGAGGACGCTTTGGCCAGACCGGCTTGCAATTGTTGCACGCTCAATACGTAGGAATGATTGGCAAGGGTAGGGACTGGCGCCTGAAGGAGAATCCCAGCCAGCACGATCGCACCCGTGATAAAAAGAAGAGATCTCATAGCCACTGCTCCTTTACTCACCGCATGATGGGGTAGGGATGCATCGTGTATGATAGGAGCCCGATGAAAAATTGGTCAAGTCTGATGGTCCTTGCGCTGTGCCTGGTCCTCTCCGCATGCGGGGACGGTGCCATCTTGGTGAAAGAGGCAGACCGCGGGGGCGTCGTGGTGTACCCCTACCGGCCAGAGCAGGGCACACTGCTCTCGTCATTCCGCAAGGACGCGATGCGTCTGATGGACGAGAAATGTCCGGGGGGGCACACGATCGTCCGCGAGGGCGAAACGAAGGGGCGGCTGCGCCAGGCCAGCCCGATCGCAGGGTCAAGCGACGTCGTCGAGGAGCGGCGATGGGGTATCCAGTTTGAGTGCAGATAGCTCAAGCCGCAGCCGGTCGTCCCTTCATCAGGTCATCGATCGTCAGCAGGCTCGCCACCCGTACGCCTAACTGCTCGATACGGGCTCGGCCGTCCTGCTCGTTGCGATCGACAATGACGAGGGCGGTGTTCACGGTGAGTCCTGCGTCACGGGCCGCGGTGATGGCCTTCAGCACGGATCCACCACTGGTCAGCACATCATCCACGATCAACGCACGGTCCCCCGCCCGCACGACACCTTCGACCAACCGGCCGAGACCATGGTCCTTCGCCTGCTTGCGTACGAAAAAGGTTCGCCAGTCCCGGCGGGGGGTTGCCAGATAAGCATAGTCGGAGATCGACGTGGCGATGGAGATGGCGCCGATTTCCAGGCCACCGAGACAATCAATCTCCTGGTCCTTGATGACCTCCCAGGCGCGTTGCGCGACCAAATGGCGCGCATGGGGAAAGGCCATCAGCGTTCGACAATCCACATAGAATGGGCTCCGCAGGCCGGAAGCGAGTGTAAATCCACCGTTCGGGTCCCACTTAAATGACTGAGTCTGGTGAAACGCAGCAATGAGATCGTCTTGCAGCATGGTTCGTCCTGTGCTCCCCTCAACGTCCAACGCCATCGAGCCTCGCCGGCTCGGCCGGTCCGTCCAGACCGGCGGCTGATTGTACACCGGTCAGCACTCAGATGACATCAGACAGTAGAGAGCCCGACGCACCCAGCCGCAGCCGCTCAGAGGAAGCCATTGGCCGACGCGCCCATCACACCGCACAGGTCCGACCCACGCCTGAGGTATCGGTCAGGAAAACCGCCGCACCTGGTCAGCCAACGTCCCTGCAACCAGGCTGAGATCAAACGGCCAGGCATACCGAAGATCCACGCCCGGATACTGCGGCCGAAGGTGCGCAAGAATCTCCGGGATCTCGACTTCAGAATGCGAACCCCCGGGCGTAAACATCGTCGTGGCCACGACAATCAGGGTCGCGCCCTGCTTGACGAGTTGATCGACCGATTCTTCCAATGTCGGCGCGCAAAATTCATTGTAGGCCATGGCAAACAGCACATCGCCTATCTTGGCCCGCAATTGGGCCGCCACCGCTTCCAGCCCCGCTTGATAGGGATCGGTCTCCGCATTCCTCGGCCAGTGGCGAATCTTGGCATCCAACTCCATTTCCTCGGCCGACGGCGGCTGATGGGCTGCGCGACGCTGTGCTTCGAGCCGCTTCAATTTCGTCACCAAATCTTGCGGACAACCCCTGGGAATGCCGCCATGTCCGACCAGAATCACACCCTTCCGCACTGTTGCCATGTCCTCGCTCCTTCTCATCAATAAACATCCCGTTCAATTCTCTAGGAACAGGCCTACCCCGTCCCTGCGTGCTCAGAATCGTGTACGTACTCAATCGCTGCCTACACGTGATTACGAAGCATCAACTCCTTGGGATGCGGGTTCAGGTACACCTGGTCGCGAATATACTCCACATCGAAGACCTGGACGTAGTGCTTGATCAGGGTCAATGGCACGATCAAGGGCGTGAGTCCTTGGTGATAGTCCGCAATCACGCCCAGCAGTTCCGACTTCTCTTGTGCGTCGAGGCGATCTGTAAAATGACCCAGGATATGGTGCAACACATTCACGTGTTTGCGCACCGTCGCCCGCACAGCCAAGGCCTGCATGAAGAGTTCGCCGTATCGAAGCGCCAGGTCCTTGGGTCGATACTCATGCACCTGGGCGACCAGCCGGCCAAGCTCCCGATAATGTGGTGCGCTGTGGGCCAGGAGCAGGTATTTATGGATGGTGTGAAACCGGACCACCGCTTGCCGCGTCACCCCCCCGTGGATCAGATCCTGCCAGCGGCGGTAGCAGAACACACGCTCAATGAAGTTCTCACGCAACAGGGGATCACTCAGCCGACCTTCTTCCTCCACGGGAATCAGGGGGAATCGCCCGATAAACGCCCGCGCAAACAGACCCACGCCCTTGCGATTCGGCATACCGTGGTCGTTGTACGTACGCACACGCTCCACGCCACAGCTCGGGGAATCTTTCTTGAACACGAAGCCTGATAGATCACCAGTCGCGAGATCGGCTAGCCTCCGGTCAGTCATGGCCCCCAGGGCCCCAGTGTGATCCTGGCCGCTTTGAATACCCACCAGGCGCGGCTGTTGCGGATTCCCCACGAGCCGCATCGCTTCGCGCGGCGTGCCGAGCCCCGCTTCTACCTCCGGACAGACGGGAACCCATTCCACATACCGCCCCAAGACATCGATCAAGAAGAGGTCTCGTTTGTGGCCTCCATCAAATCGAACCTGCTCGCCGAGCAGGCATCGGCTGATGCCGAGGCGAAGGGCGACCGTCCTCACGGGGCCACCGGCTGTTTGCCCAGATCCAGATATTCCTGGCGCGCCTGCCGATGATCCACGATCGGTTCCGGATAGTCGATGCCGATGCGACAGCGAGCCCGCACCTGCTCCTCTTTGGGCAGCAACGACGGTTCGTGAATCCACTTCGTCGGCACTTGGCTCAATTCCGGCACATAGTGACGGACATACGCACCTTCAGGATCAAACTTCGCACTTTGAAGCGTGGGATTGAAGATTCGATACCCCTGCATGGCATCCGTCCCGGTGGACGCGCACCACTGCCAGTTTCCATTGTTGGCCGCTAGGTCTCCATCCACCAGCTGCTCCATAAAATAGCGCTCCCCGCTTTGCCAGTCTACCCGAAGATCTTTGACCAGAAACGAGGCCACCACCATACGCACACGATTGTGCATCCAGCCCGTCTCGTTCAACTGGCGCATGCCGGCATCGACGATGGGGTAACCGGTCCGACCCCGGCACCAAGCGGCAAACAATCGATCGCGTTCAGGTCCATCGGGACGAGGAGCGGGAAGCCCAGCCTTCGCTTTGAATGGCCCGTCCGCCACATGCGGAAATGCTGCCAACACCTGTTGAAAAAACTCCCGCCAAACCAGCTCATCCATCCAGGTGAAGACATCGGGACGAGAGACGTGCCCGCCTTTGGAAAGGGTCTGTAACGCAGCATGTACCACCGTGCGCGCAGTGATGGTGCCGAACCGCAAATGAGGAGATAGCTTGGATGTCCCATCCTGCGCAGGAAGATTCCTGCCGCTGACGTACCGATGAATCGGCCCGTTCAAGAACCACTGCAGCCTGGCACGTGCGGCCCGTTCGCCCGGTTCAATCCACATCGACGTTGATGTATAGCCAAGCTCCTCCGCCTTCGGCCAAGGCGGCAGCGAAGAACCGGCGGCATCTCCCGCAGAGGGGACAACAGGCGCCGGCAACACC
This sequence is a window from Nitrospira sp.. Protein-coding genes within it:
- a CDS encoding rhodanese-like domain-containing protein, with product MRSLLFITGAIVLAGILLQAPVPTLANHSYVLSVQQLQAGLAKASSASAKGFVLVDVRSPEEHASGMIPGTDLNIDFREIKARHRELGAKLDDHIVLYCQSGRRSNIAAETLADLGYTHVYNVVGSMNAWTEAGFPVAPGR
- the pyrE gene encoding orotate phosphoribosyltransferase, with protein sequence MLQDDLIAAFHQTQSFKWDPNGGFTLASGLRSPFYVDCRTLMAFPHARHLVAQRAWEVIKDQEIDCLGGLEIGAISIATSISDYAYLATPRRDWRTFFVRKQAKDHGLGRLVEGVVRAGDRALIVDDVLTSGGSVLKAITAARDAGLTVNTALVIVDRNEQDGRARIEQLGVRVASLLTIDDLMKGRPAAA
- a CDS encoding CbiX/SirB N-terminal domain-containing protein, which gives rise to MATVRKGVILVGHGGIPRGCPQDLVTKLKRLEAQRRAAHQPPSAEEMELDAKIRHWPRNAETDPYQAGLEAVAAQLRAKIGDVLFAMAYNEFCAPTLEESVDQLVKQGATLIVVATTMFTPGGSHSEVEIPEILAHLRPQYPGVDLRYAWPFDLSLVAGTLADQVRRFS
- a CDS encoding DUF523 and DUF1722 domain-containing protein encodes the protein MRTVALRLGISRCLLGEQVRFDGGHKRDLFLIDVLGRYVEWVPVCPEVEAGLGTPREAMRLVGNPQQPRLVGIQSGQDHTGALGAMTDRRLADLATGDLSGFVFKKDSPSCGVERVRTYNDHGMPNRKGVGLFARAFIGRFPLIPVEEEGRLSDPLLRENFIERVFCYRRWQDLIHGGVTRQAVVRFHTIHKYLLLAHSAPHYRELGRLVAQVHEYRPKDLALRYGELFMQALAVRATVRKHVNVLHHILGHFTDRLDAQEKSELLGVIADYHQGLTPLIVPLTLIKHYVQVFDVEYIRDQVYLNPHPKELMLRNHV
- a CDS encoding deoxyribodipyrimidine photo-lyase; translation: MRGLVWFRRDLRIHDNSALSAACKECREIVPLFVFDEPLLQAHVFGSACVGFMLGCLEDLRRSFAERGVTLLWRMGEPVETVLRTAQDLAVDAVYWNRDYEPAAIERDRVVQQELARQGRMVKTCKDHVVFEAEEVRSLTGDPFQRYSAYRDRWWTKWRADAPPVLPAPVVPSAGDAAGSSLPPWPKAEELGYTSTSMWIEPGERAARARLQWFLNGPIHRYVSGRNLPAQDGTSKLSPHLRFGTITARTVVHAALQTLSKGGHVSRPDVFTWMDELVWREFFQQVLAAFPHVADGPFKAKAGLPAPRPDGPERDRLFAAWCRGRTGYPIVDAGMRQLNETGWMHNRVRMVVASFLVKDLRVDWQSGERYFMEQLVDGDLAANNGNWQWCASTGTDAMQGYRIFNPTLQSAKFDPEGAYVRHYVPELSQVPTKWIHEPSLLPKEEQVRARCRIGIDYPEPIVDHRQARQEYLDLGKQPVAP